The following are encoded in a window of Eschrichtius robustus isolate mEscRob2 chromosome 1, mEscRob2.pri, whole genome shotgun sequence genomic DNA:
- the CLMN gene encoding calmin has protein sequence MAAHEWDWFQREELIGQISDIRVQNLQVERENVQKRTFTRWINLHLEKCNPPLEVKDLFVDIQDGKILMALLEVLSGRNLLHEYKSSSHRIFRLNNIAKVLKFLEDSNVKLVSIDAAEIADGNPSLVLGLIWNIILFFQIKELTGNLSRNSPSSSLSPGSGGTDSDSCFPPTPTAERSEVISVKDQRKAIRTLLTWVQRKTRKYGVAVQDFAGSWRSGLAFLAVIKAIDPSLVDMKLALEDSMRENLEKAFSIAHDALHIPRLLEPEDIMVDTPDEQSIVTYVAQFLEHFPELEAEDFADSDKEAPIESTFVRIRETPSEQESTVFLLTENGERAYTVNHETSHPPPSKVFICDKPEDVKEPCVTSPELADISSKFMHQIVDQVLQGTPGNINSTSELAPESSILSSTKDNQRSNSLPIKKTVHFEADTYKDASCSRDPFYSPDLRFEGSPRETKESSRQDGQVLAAEVAEETLTQEAPEILEAASSEAPSDVSSVDGKVSHPPTSQTSPSWNGASERAASPGEEGRSPSSLGEDTIVADSMEIKVKLLTVEAMDKEDSFEGIPLKASKFNSDLVDFPSTSQAFHEVPSPHEKTPAEEEVSEDRAEKLGKRRGKSTHRKTGLDEPPVKPNQQEPHKDPGPEDQGYSLAPEEAPVDKKPEVYEKAKHKSPRRRRDEEEGEAEGPRGLGGELPSNPPSSSVSLETLHSPSEESLDFKPSPPLSRISIIPHDLFYYPHYEIPLAAVLEAYAEGVEDLKNEEVDLEEPEGYLLDLGAREEEAEEAEASQSSCSFRWLGKDHPQASIAEDARPASEPTPPSPQEDHQPREAAESVPVQGHQSQELPNSENLANPLEEKVMEEPISSKKKEKRKHVDHVESSIFIAPGTVRSSDDLEEDTRDHKVLSRTSHSDSSIYIRRHANRSLESEHFNYAQLRNAADLDDRRNRMLTRKANNSGEAKLQEIHSPQSDSLMQFVQQPDVMYFILFLWLLVYCLLLFPQLDINRL, from the exons CTGCACGAGTACAAATCCTCATCCCATCGTATTTTTCGGTTGAACAACATAGCGAAAGTACTTAAGTTTTTGGAAGATAGCAAT GTAAAACTGGTTAGCATCGACGCGGCAGAAATAGCAGATGGCAACCCCTCTTTGGTTCTTGGGCTGATTTGGAACATAATCCTCTTCTTCCAG ATTAAAGAACTCACCGGCAACCTCAGCAGAAATTCTCCATCTTCCAGCCTGTCACCTGGCTCGGGGGGCACAGACTCAGACTCCTGCTTCCCACCCACGCCCACCGCAGAGAGGAGTGAGGTGATATCGGTGAAAGACCAGAGGAAGGCCATCAGGACACTGTTGACATGGGTGCAGAGGAAAACAAGGAA GTATGGCGTGGCGGTGCAGGACTTTGCAGGCAGCTGGAGAAGCGGGCTGGCTTTCCTGGCAGTGATCAAGGCCATCGACCCCAGCCTGGTCGACATGAAGCTGGCGCTAGAAGACTCCATGCGGGAAAATCTAGAGAAGGCTTTCAGCATCGCTCACGACGCCCTTCACATCCCCAGGCTCCTGGAGCCAGAAG ACATCATGGTTGACACGCCAGACGAGCAGTCCATCGTGACTTACGTGGCTCAGTTTCTAGAACATTTCCCGGAGTTGGAAGCC GAGGATTTTGCGGATTCCGACAAAGAAGCCCCTATTGAATCCACCTTCGTTCGCATCAGAGAAACCCCTTCTGAACAAGAGAGCACCGTCTTCCTTCTGACTGAGAACGGGGAGCGTGCCTACACCGTCAACCACGAAACGAGCCACCCTCCACCCTCCAAAGTCTTCATCTGTGACAAGCCTGAGGACGTGAAGGAACCCTGCGTTACCAGCCCGGAGCTGGCAGACATCTCCTCTAAGTTCATGCACCAGATTGTTGACCAGGTTCTCCAAgggaccccagggaatatcaacaGCACCAGCGAGCTGGCTCCAGAATCTTCCATCTTATCATCCACAAAGGACAACCAGAGGTCCAACTCTCTGCCAATCAAGAAAACTGTGCACTTTGAAGCTGACACCTACAAGGATGCCTCCTGCAGTAGAGACCCTTTCTACAGTCCAGACCTTCGCTTCGAAGGAAGCCCAAGAGAGACCAAGGAGTCGTCCAGGCAGGACGGACAGGTCTTGGCAGCTGAGGTTGCTGAAGAAACACTGACACAGGAGGCCCCAGAGATCCTGGAAGCAGCCTCCAGTGAGGCCCCCAGCGACGTGTCTTCGGTGGATGGTAAGGTCAGTCATCCTCCGACTTCCCAGACCTCTCCCTCCTGGAATGGGGCGTCGGAGAGGGCAGCTAGCCCAGGGGAAGAGGGCCGTTCCCCCTCATCCCTGGGAGAGGATACCATTGTGGCCGATTCCATGGAGATCAAGGTTAAGCTGCTGACTGTAGAAGCTATGGATAAGGAAGACTCTTTCGAAGGCATACCATTAAAAGCCTCGAAATTTAACAGTGACCTCGTAGATTTTCCCTCCACCAGCCAGGCTTTCCACGAGGTTCCTTCGCCTCATGAGAAAACACCTGCCGAGGAGGAGGTGTCAGAGGATCGTGCTGAGAAGTTGGGTAAAAGAAGAGGTAAATCTACGCACAGGAAGACAGGTTTGGATGAGCCCCCCGTGAAGCCCAACCAGCAAGAACCTCACAAGGACCCTGGTCCAGAAGACCAAGGCTATTCTTTGGCCCCTGAGGAGGCACCAGTGGATAAAAAGCCAGAAGTGTATGAAAAGGCCAAGCACAAGTCCCCCCGGCGCCGTCGGGacgaggaggaaggggaagccgAGGGCCCACGGGGCCTTGGGGGAGAATTGCCTTCCAATCCACCAAGCAGCAGCGTCAGCTTGGAGACCCTCCACAGCCCCAGCGAAGAAAGCCTGGATTTCAAGCCGTCTCCACCGCTCTCCAGGATCTCCATCATCCCCCATGACCTTTTCTACTACCCGCATTATGAGATTCCCCTGGCTGCGGTTTTGGAGGCTTATGCAGAAGGCGTGGAGGATTTGAAAAACGAAGAAGTGGACCTCGAAGAGCCAGAGGGGTATCTGCTGGACCTGGGGGCCAGGGAGGAGGAGGCCGAGGAGGCCGAGGCCTCCCAGAGCAGCTGCAGCTTCCGCTGGCTGGGCAAGGACCACCCCCAGGCCAGCATCGCGGAGGATGCCAGACCAGCCTCGGAACCCACTCCCCCATCCCCGCAGGAGGACCACCAGCCAAGGGAGGCCGCAGAGAGTGTCCCCGTGCAGGGCCATCAG TCCCAGGAACTTCCAAACTCGGAAAACTTAGCAAACCCATTAGAAGAAAAGGTAATGGAAGAACCGATCAgcagtaaaaaaaaggaaaaaagaaaacatgtggaCCACGTAGAAAGTTCAATATTTATAGCACCCGGAACTGTTCGCTCCTCAGATGACCTGGAAGAAGACACCCGTGACCACAAAGTCCTTTCCAG GACAAGTCACAGTGACTCCAGCATTTACATTCGACGACATGCTAATAGGTCTTTGGAATCG GAACATTTTAACTATGCTCAGTTGAGGAACGCAGCAGATCTGGATGACAGAAGAAACCGAATGCTAACCAG GAAGGCCAACAACTCAGGCGAAGCCAAGCTGCAAGAGATCCACAGCCCACAGAGTGACTCGCTGATGCAGTTCGTCCAGCAGCCAGACGTGATGTACTTTATCCTCTTCCTCTGGCTCCTGGTTTATTGCCTGCTGCTCTTCCCCCAGCTGGACATCAACAGACTCTGA